The Oceanibaculum indicum P24 genome window below encodes:
- a CDS encoding sulfotransferase family protein, with translation MSGSLSFLGLGAQKSGSTWLYFMLREHPGLYLPPVKELHFWDRDRALGLDWYRAQFAPAPAGTKAGEITPAYAILSHELIAEVRREFPDIRLLYLMRNPVERAWSGALMAVPRAEMTVEEASDQWFIDHFNSAGSRCRGDYKSCMQAWLRQFEGERLRWFLYDEVVADPRAVLMGCADHLGVDPGFFRDLPEEKLNARYNEGTGVPIRPSLHAYLARLYRPQILALQDYLKRDLSAWLEANDRAMGTAPKSWLDRLLGR, from the coding sequence ATGAGCGGCAGCCTCTCCTTCCTCGGGCTGGGTGCGCAGAAGAGCGGTTCCACCTGGCTCTATTTTATGCTGCGCGAGCATCCCGGCCTCTATCTGCCGCCGGTGAAGGAGCTGCATTTCTGGGACCGCGACCGGGCGCTCGGACTCGACTGGTACCGCGCGCAGTTTGCCCCGGCGCCGGCAGGCACCAAGGCGGGGGAGATCACCCCGGCCTATGCCATCCTCTCGCATGAGCTGATCGCCGAGGTGCGGCGCGAATTTCCCGATATCCGGCTGCTCTACCTGATGCGCAACCCGGTGGAGCGCGCCTGGTCCGGCGCGCTGATGGCCGTGCCGCGCGCCGAAATGACAGTCGAGGAAGCCTCCGACCAGTGGTTCATCGACCATTTCAATTCCGCCGGCTCGCGCTGTAGGGGCGACTACAAATCCTGCATGCAGGCCTGGTTGCGTCAGTTCGAGGGGGAGCGGCTGCGCTGGTTCCTCTATGACGAGGTGGTGGCAGATCCCCGCGCCGTGCTGATGGGCTGCGCCGACCATCTGGGCGTCGATCCCGGCTTCTTCCGCGACCTGCCGGAAGAGAAGCTGAACGCCCGCTATAATGAGGGGACGGGCGTGCCGATCCGCCCTTCGCTGCATGCCTATCTGGCACGGCTGTACCGGCCGCAGATTCTTGCCCTGCAGGATTATCTGAAGCGCGACCTGTCGGCCTGGCTGGAAGCGAACGACCGGGCGATGGGAACGGCGCCGAAATCCTGGCTCGACCGGCTTCTTGGGCGTTAG
- a CDS encoding KpsF/GutQ family sugar-phosphate isomerase gives MAMTDTASTDSRAADIQHARQVLETEAQALETLARQLDGPFGASFCQAADILSGIKGRVIVSGMGKSGHIARKLAATLASTGTTAYYIHPGEASHGDLGMIGTEDAVIAFSKSGDTSELADILHYAARFRIPLIGVTERAGSSLAEAATVPLVLPACPEACPMGLAPTTSTTLMLALGDALAVTLLQRKGFTADDFRVFHPGGKLGKQLLKVKALMRGLDRLPLTGPDAPMSDVLLGISAHGTGCAGVVDAKGQLTGIITDGDLRRHMAPSLLGETAGAVMTRDPKTIRPDALAAEALAIMNERRITGLFVVGEDGKPQGFVHIHDLLQAGVG, from the coding sequence ATGGCCATGACCGACACCGCCTCCACCGACAGCCGCGCCGCGGACATCCAGCACGCAAGGCAGGTGCTGGAGACCGAAGCGCAGGCGCTGGAGACGCTGGCGCGCCAGCTCGACGGGCCGTTCGGCGCTTCCTTCTGCCAGGCCGCCGATATCCTGTCGGGCATCAAGGGCCGGGTGATCGTCAGCGGCATGGGCAAATCCGGCCATATCGCGCGCAAGCTGGCGGCCACGCTGGCCTCGACCGGCACCACCGCCTACTACATCCATCCCGGCGAGGCGAGCCATGGCGACCTCGGCATGATCGGCACCGAGGATGCGGTGATCGCCTTCTCGAAATCCGGCGACACCTCGGAGCTGGCGGATATCCTGCATTATGCCGCGCGTTTCCGCATTCCGCTGATCGGCGTGACCGAACGCGCCGGCAGCTCGCTGGCCGAGGCGGCGACCGTGCCGCTGGTGCTGCCAGCCTGCCCGGAGGCCTGCCCGATGGGCCTGGCCCCCACCACCTCCACCACGCTGATGCTGGCGCTGGGCGACGCGCTCGCCGTCACGCTGCTGCAGCGCAAGGGCTTCACCGCCGACGATTTCCGTGTCTTCCACCCCGGCGGCAAGCTGGGCAAGCAGCTGCTGAAGGTGAAGGCGCTGATGCGTGGGCTGGACCGGCTGCCGCTGACCGGCCCCGACGCGCCGATGTCCGATGTGCTGCTGGGCATCAGCGCACACGGCACCGGCTGCGCCGGCGTGGTCGATGCCAAAGGCCAGCTGACCGGCATCATCACCGATGGCGATCTGCGCCGCCACATGGCCCCCAGCCTGCTGGGCGAGACGGCGGGCGCGGTGATGACCCGCGACCCCAAGACCATCCGCCCCGACGCGCTCGCCGCCGAGGCGCTGGCGATCATGAACGAGCGCCGTATCACCGGCCTGTTCGTCGTCGGCGAGGATGGCAAGCCGCAGGGCTTCGTGCATATCCACGATCTGCTGCAGGCCGGCGTGGGGTGA
- a CDS encoding helicase-related protein, with protein MTLHTSHPAQGGPRVTAVLGPTNTGKTYLAIERMLGHSTGMIGFPLRLLARENYDRIARIRGANQVALITGEEKIVPPHARYFVCTVESMPLDRRVSFLAVDEIQLCADRERGHVFTDRLLNARGLDETMFLGAETIRPLLKRLIPEAHFVTRPRFSTLSYTGYKKVTRLPRRSAVVAFSAADVYSLAELVRRQRGGTAVVLGALSPRARNAQVEMYQAGEVDYLVATDAIGMGLNMDLDHVAFARLGKFDGRGPRRLTAPELAQIAGRAGRHMSDGTFGVTAEVTGIEEELIEQIETHAFEPLKALTWRASRLDYRSVGSLRRSLEERPPQPFLMRQRDADDMAALEILSCNEEVLARAQNPATVRLLWEICQIPDFRKLLTDHHTALLARIFLQLTDGEKGKLSQDWVAKQLEQIDTTLGDIETLVERIAHIRTWNYIAHRGDWIDDPAYWQERARGIEEKLSDALHDRLTQRFVDRRSAVLVKRLKDQDDLVAAVRADGEVLVEGHAIGRLEGLGFIVDDKAVGDEAKALRTAARRALAGEMPALVRKLEETPDTGFRLMPDGRIGWKREEGDEAAVGRLRRGDSMLKPRVEALGDDLLTPALRDRVEARLSAWLAATIGDALGPLAKALAEDSLSGTARGIVFQLGEGLGSLPAAPLAPVLKLLQEADRKALARLGVRFGTESMFFPALLKPKAVALRAVLWSVHEQARPIPHPPPPGRVSVPAEELEAPEGFVPAIGYIAVGPRLLRLDMAERIAATARRLLRAGEGSFLPSAEIMSLAGCTAEELPALLAALGYRTVEQKAEDGTITVVFRKAQHRPKGGAKNRPKRKPRAKAAEQAVNQQATSPEQGQPEEKRARKGRGRAEKKSVPEEKNERQDRPDRRRQPKPAPRQSAAAKRPQAFDSPFAVLKDLLRK; from the coding sequence ATGACCCTGCATACCTCCCATCCCGCTCAGGGCGGTCCGCGCGTTACCGCCGTGCTGGGGCCGACCAACACCGGCAAGACCTACCTCGCCATCGAACGCATGCTGGGCCATTCCACCGGCATGATCGGCTTTCCGCTGCGCCTGCTGGCGCGGGAGAATTACGACCGTATCGCGCGCATCCGGGGGGCGAACCAGGTGGCGCTGATCACCGGCGAGGAAAAGATCGTCCCGCCGCATGCGCGCTATTTCGTCTGCACCGTCGAATCGATGCCGCTGGACCGGCGGGTTTCCTTCCTCGCCGTCGATGAAATCCAGCTCTGCGCCGACCGCGAGCGCGGCCATGTCTTCACCGACCGGCTGCTGAACGCGCGCGGGCTGGACGAGACCATGTTCCTGGGGGCAGAGACCATCCGCCCGTTGCTGAAGCGGCTGATCCCCGAGGCGCATTTCGTCACCCGGCCGCGCTTCTCGACGCTGAGCTATACCGGCTACAAGAAGGTCACAAGGCTGCCGCGTCGTTCCGCCGTGGTCGCCTTCTCCGCCGCCGATGTCTATTCGCTTGCCGAGCTGGTGCGGCGGCAGCGCGGCGGCACGGCGGTGGTGCTGGGCGCGCTCAGCCCGCGCGCGCGTAACGCGCAGGTGGAGATGTACCAGGCCGGCGAGGTCGATTATCTGGTGGCGACCGATGCCATCGGCATGGGCCTCAACATGGACCTTGACCATGTCGCCTTCGCGCGGCTGGGCAAGTTCGACGGGCGTGGCCCGCGCCGCCTGACCGCGCCGGAGCTGGCGCAGATTGCCGGTCGCGCCGGCCGGCATATGAGCGACGGCACCTTCGGCGTCACTGCCGAGGTGACCGGCATCGAGGAAGAGCTGATCGAGCAGATCGAGACCCATGCCTTCGAGCCGCTGAAGGCGCTGACCTGGCGGGCCAGCCGGCTCGACTATCGCAGCGTCGGCAGCCTGCGCCGCAGCCTGGAGGAGCGGCCGCCGCAGCCCTTCCTGATGCGCCAGCGCGATGCCGACGACATGGCGGCGCTGGAAATCCTGTCGTGCAATGAGGAGGTGCTGGCCCGCGCGCAGAATCCGGCGACCGTGCGGCTGCTGTGGGAAATCTGTCAGATTCCCGATTTTCGCAAGCTGCTGACCGACCATCACACGGCGCTGCTGGCCCGCATCTTCCTGCAGCTGACCGATGGCGAGAAGGGCAAGCTGTCGCAGGACTGGGTGGCGAAGCAGCTGGAACAGATCGATACCACGCTGGGCGATATCGAGACGCTGGTGGAGCGCATCGCCCATATCCGTACCTGGAACTATATCGCCCATCGCGGCGACTGGATCGACGATCCGGCGTACTGGCAGGAGCGCGCGCGCGGTATCGAGGAGAAGCTGTCCGACGCGCTGCATGACCGGCTGACCCAGCGCTTCGTGGACCGGCGCAGCGCCGTGCTGGTGAAGCGGCTGAAGGATCAGGACGATCTGGTCGCCGCCGTGCGCGCCGATGGCGAGGTGCTGGTGGAAGGCCATGCCATCGGCCGTCTGGAAGGGCTGGGCTTCATCGTTGACGACAAGGCTGTGGGCGATGAGGCAAAGGCGCTGCGCACCGCTGCGCGCCGGGCGCTGGCTGGCGAGATGCCGGCGCTGGTCCGCAAGCTGGAGGAAACGCCCGATACCGGCTTCCGCCTGATGCCGGACGGGCGCATCGGCTGGAAGCGGGAGGAGGGCGACGAGGCGGCGGTTGGCCGGCTGCGGCGTGGCGATTCCATGCTGAAGCCGCGCGTCGAGGCGCTGGGCGACGATCTGCTGACGCCCGCACTGCGTGACCGGGTGGAGGCGCGGCTGTCCGCCTGGCTGGCCGCGACCATCGGCGACGCGCTGGGCCCGCTGGCCAAGGCGCTGGCGGAGGACAGCCTGTCCGGCACGGCGCGCGGCATTGTCTTCCAGCTGGGCGAGGGGCTGGGCAGCCTGCCTGCAGCACCGCTGGCGCCGGTACTAAAGCTGCTGCAGGAGGCGGACCGCAAGGCGCTGGCCCGGCTCGGCGTGCGCTTCGGCACCGAATCGATGTTCTTTCCAGCATTGTTGAAGCCGAAGGCGGTGGCGCTGCGCGCCGTGCTCTGGTCGGTGCATGAACAGGCGCGGCCGATCCCGCATCCGCCGCCCCCCGGCCGTGTCTCCGTTCCGGCGGAGGAGCTGGAAGCGCCGGAAGGCTTCGTGCCGGCCATCGGCTATATCGCCGTGGGTCCGCGCCTGCTACGCCTCGACATGGCCGAACGCATCGCCGCCACCGCCCGCCGTCTGCTACGCGCGGGGGAGGGCAGCTTTCTACCCTCGGCTGAGATCATGTCGCTGGCCGGCTGCACGGCGGAGGAACTGCCGGCGCTGCTGGCGGCACTCGGCTATCGCACGGTCGAGCAGAAGGCGGAGGATGGTACGATCACGGTCGTCTTCCGCAAGGCGCAACATCGTCCCAAGGGCGGAGCCAAGAATAGGCCGAAGCGCAAGCCGCGCGCGAAGGCGGCGGAACAAGCGGTCAATCAGCAGGCGACGAGCCCCGAACAGGGCCAGCCGGAGGAAAAGCGCGCCCGGAAGGGCAGGGGCCGCGCAGAGAAGAAGAGCGTTCCAGAGGAGAAAAATGAACGGCAGGACAGGCCGGACCGGCGTCGTCAACCGAAGCCCGCACCCAGGCAGTCCGCTGCCGCGAAGCGCCCGCAGGCCTTCGACAGCCCCTTCGCGGTGCTGAAGGATCTGTTGCGGAAATGA
- a CDS encoding sulfotransferase family protein, whose amino-acid sequence MPLAAALAPQPPVYFLHINKTAGTSFATVAQRAFAMERTCPAGLVPELLSLPAPRIKSYDYFRGHFGLGLLSLLPRAQAESLTIFTLLRDPVDRTISQINAHFRNPGTALHKAVVARRGDVTACLAEPEIAHMLADYQTRSLGLPLDLAALKIQGPPFRGLQELTAEAARDADPQALLVQAKQTLDRCAMVGLAERFDESVRWLGRWLGVPYDGPAPRRNVSAFNPDTGKPNALSRADLSAATIHRLEEINRLDIALYEHATRLFEARRAA is encoded by the coding sequence ATGCCTCTTGCCGCCGCTCTCGCCCCGCAGCCGCCGGTCTATTTCCTGCACATCAACAAGACGGCGGGCACCTCCTTTGCCACGGTGGCGCAGCGCGCCTTTGCGATGGAGCGAACCTGCCCGGCGGGGCTGGTGCCGGAGTTGCTGTCGCTGCCGGCGCCACGGATCAAGAGCTACGATTATTTCCGCGGGCATTTCGGTCTTGGCCTGCTGTCGCTGCTGCCGCGCGCCCAGGCGGAGTCGCTGACGATCTTCACCCTGTTGCGCGACCCTGTGGACCGGACCATCTCGCAGATCAATGCGCATTTCCGCAATCCCGGCACGGCGCTGCACAAGGCGGTGGTGGCGCGGCGCGGCGATGTGACGGCCTGCCTGGCGGAGCCGGAGATCGCGCATATGCTGGCGGATTACCAGACGCGCTCGCTGGGGTTGCCGCTCGACCTGGCGGCGCTGAAGATCCAGGGGCCGCCCTTCCGGGGGCTGCAGGAACTGACCGCCGAGGCCGCGCGCGATGCCGATCCGCAGGCGCTGCTGGTACAGGCGAAGCAGACGCTGGACCGCTGCGCGATGGTCGGGCTGGCCGAGCGCTTTGATGAATCGGTGCGCTGGCTGGGGCGGTGGCTGGGCGTGCCGTATGACGGCCCTGCGCCGCGCCGCAACGTGTCCGCCTTCAATCCCGATACCGGCAAGCCGAATGCCCTGTCGCGCGCCGACCTCTCTGCGGCGACGATCCACCGGCTGGAGGAGATCAACCGGCTGGATATCGCGCTCTACGAGCATGCGACGCGTTTGTTCGAGGCCAGGCGGGCAGCATGA
- a CDS encoding ABC transporter permease, with protein MSVPARSDEPAILRSRLLQAPAGVFGSLFGHRQLIGQMAMQEVRSRYRGSVLGLFWSFGNPLLQLAIYTLVFGYIFEARWGIAADSEAGGGKLGFAVMLFSGLVLHGFIVECLTRGPTLLHQHANLVKRVVFPLEVLPWVLVASALFHLAVGLGVLVLAVLAVFGGLPWTAILAPLTLVSLVLMGVGVAWFLASVGLYFRDIVQATGPLSMILLFIGPILFPVERLPGIFQKLILLNPLTIPVEQLRAVLVLGRLPDWTLLGWHLLAGLIVAWIGYYWFARTRKSFADIL; from the coding sequence GTGAGTGTCCCTGCCAGATCCGATGAACCGGCGATCCTGCGGTCGCGCCTGTTGCAGGCACCGGCTGGCGTGTTCGGCAGCCTGTTCGGCCACCGCCAGCTGATCGGCCAGATGGCGATGCAGGAGGTGCGGTCGCGCTATCGCGGCTCGGTGCTGGGGCTGTTCTGGTCCTTCGGCAATCCGCTGCTGCAGCTGGCCATCTATACGCTGGTGTTCGGCTATATCTTCGAGGCGCGCTGGGGCATCGCGGCGGACAGCGAGGCCGGCGGCGGCAAGCTGGGCTTTGCCGTCATGCTGTTCAGCGGGCTGGTGCTGCATGGCTTCATCGTCGAATGCCTGACGCGCGGCCCGACGCTGCTGCACCAGCACGCCAATCTGGTGAAGCGCGTGGTGTTCCCGCTGGAGGTGTTGCCCTGGGTGCTGGTGGCCTCCGCCCTGTTCCATCTGGCGGTCGGCCTCGGCGTGCTGGTGCTGGCCGTACTGGCGGTGTTCGGCGGCCTGCCCTGGACGGCAATTCTGGCGCCGCTGACGCTGGTATCGCTGGTGCTGATGGGCGTCGGCGTGGCCTGGTTCCTGGCATCGGTGGGGCTGTATTTCCGCGACATCGTGCAGGCGACCGGCCCGCTGTCGATGATCCTGCTGTTCATCGGCCCGATCCTGTTCCCGGTGGAACGGCTGCCGGGCATCTTCCAGAAGCTGATCCTGCTGAACCCGCTGACCATCCCGGTGGAGCAGCTGCGCGCCGTGCTGGTGCTGGGCCGCCTGCCCGACTGGACCTTGCTGGGCTGGCACCTGCTGGCCGGCCTCATTGTCGCCTGGATCGGCTATTACTGGTTCGCCCGCACCCGCAAGAGCTTCGCCGACATTCTCTGA
- a CDS encoding RimK family protein gives MSDWVIVVDRRADFTGMEEDRAILRTREYIAPPQNLKLQHPKIINLSRSYAYLSQGYYCSLLAEARSHRVLPTVDTILQLRQRSLYSGEIADLEEELNRRVKRLVSPPTESFRLRIAFGYPYDSRFQAFARHVFDRFRCPLLEVTVRHGEWLKITGISALGIDDLDTEEHVLFNWALDQYTRAGWRQPKTRAPAKYTMAVLHNPKEELPPSDPASLKKLIRVAEGMGVDVELIEKKDYLRLAEYDALFIRETTTIENHTYRFAKKAELEGMPAIDDPTSILRCTNKVYLAELLKANKVPTPKTVVVNAMKSLEELEGELPYPMVLKIPDGAFSRGVHKVGDRAELKKMTRELLEESDLILAQEFMPTDYDWRVGVLDGEPLFVCQYLMAKKHWQIVKHNADGPATHGGFKSFAVEQAPPEVVEVAVKAARLIGNGLYGVDLKQNERGVFVIEINDNPNLDTGVEDAALKDELWKRLVRWFLKRLEA, from the coding sequence ATGAGCGACTGGGTCATTGTCGTTGACCGCCGGGCCGACTTCACCGGCATGGAGGAGGACCGGGCGATCCTGCGCACGCGCGAATATATCGCGCCACCGCAGAACCTGAAGCTGCAGCACCCCAAGATCATCAATTTGTCGCGCAGCTATGCCTATCTCTCCCAGGGCTATTACTGCTCGCTGCTGGCCGAGGCGCGCAGCCACCGCGTGCTGCCCACGGTCGATACCATCCTGCAGCTGCGCCAGCGCAGCCTCTATTCCGGCGAGATCGCCGACCTGGAGGAGGAGCTGAACCGCCGGGTGAAGCGGCTGGTCAGCCCGCCCACCGAATCCTTCCGGCTGCGCATCGCCTTCGGCTATCCCTATGACAGCCGCTTCCAGGCCTTCGCCCGGCATGTGTTCGACCGCTTCCGCTGCCCGCTGCTGGAAGTCACGGTGCGGCATGGCGAATGGCTGAAGATCACCGGCATCAGCGCGCTCGGCATCGACGATCTCGATACGGAAGAACACGTCCTGTTCAACTGGGCGCTGGACCAGTACACCCGCGCCGGCTGGCGCCAGCCGAAGACGCGCGCGCCGGCGAAATACACCATGGCAGTGCTCCATAACCCGAAGGAGGAGCTGCCGCCCTCCGACCCGGCCTCGCTGAAGAAGCTGATCCGCGTCGCCGAGGGCATGGGCGTGGATGTGGAGCTGATCGAGAAAAAGGATTATCTGCGCCTCGCCGAGTACGACGCGCTGTTCATCCGCGAGACCACGACCATCGAGAACCATACCTACCGCTTCGCCAAGAAGGCGGAGCTGGAAGGCATGCCGGCCATCGACGACCCGACCTCCATCCTGCGCTGCACCAACAAGGTCTATCTGGCGGAGCTGCTGAAGGCCAACAAGGTGCCGACGCCGAAGACCGTGGTGGTCAACGCCATGAAGAGCCTGGAGGAACTGGAGGGCGAACTGCCCTACCCGATGGTGCTGAAGATCCCCGACGGGGCCTTCAGCCGGGGCGTGCACAAGGTCGGCGACCGGGCCGAGCTGAAGAAGATGACCCGTGAGTTGCTGGAGGAATCCGACCTCATCCTGGCGCAGGAATTCATGCCGACCGATTATGACTGGCGGGTCGGCGTGCTGGATGGCGAACCGCTGTTCGTCTGCCAGTATCTGATGGCCAAGAAGCATTGGCAGATCGTGAAGCATAATGCCGACGGGCCGGCCACCCATGGCGGCTTCAAGAGCTTCGCCGTGGAGCAGGCGCCGCCGGAAGTGGTGGAGGTCGCGGTGAAGGCCGCGCGCCTCATCGGCAACGGGCTCTATGGCGTGGACCTGAAGCAGAACGAGCGGGGCGTCTTCGTCATCGAGATCAACGACAACCCCAACCTCGACACCGGAGTCGAGGATGCGGCACTGAAGGACGAGCTGTGGAAGCGCCTGGTGCGCTGGTTCCTGAAACGGCTGGAGGCTTAA
- a CDS encoding replication-associated recombination protein A codes for MSLFESQAPRPLADRLRPAHIGEVVGQDHLLSPDAPIGRMLAAGRLASMILWGPPGCGKTTIARLLADRTSLYFEPLSAVFSGVADLRKVFESAKHRRQGGGQGTLLFVDEIHRFNRAQQDGFLPYVEDGTVTLVGATTENPSFELNAALLSRCQVMVLRRLDDAALELLLSRAEALEGRPLPVTPEAREALRAMADGDGRFLLNLAEEVFTLHAPEPLDAARLAATVQRRAPVYDKDREGHYNLISALHKSLRGSDVDAALYWFARMLDGGEDPLYIARRLIRFAVEDIGLADPQAVVQAMAGTETYERLGSPEGELALAQVVIYLGTAPKSNAGYKAYGAARRSAKETGSLMPPMHILNAPTRMMKDIGYGKGYQYDHDAEEGFSGQNYFPDGMPRQRFYNPPERGFERELVKRLDYWAKLRAKRQSGDA; via the coding sequence ATGTCGCTGTTCGAATCCCAGGCTCCGCGTCCGCTGGCCGACCGTCTGCGCCCCGCCCATATCGGCGAGGTGGTCGGGCAGGACCATCTGCTCAGCCCCGATGCGCCGATCGGGCGGATGCTGGCGGCCGGGCGGCTGGCCTCGATGATCCTGTGGGGCCCGCCGGGCTGCGGCAAGACCACAATCGCCCGGCTTCTGGCCGACCGTACCAGCCTCTATTTCGAGCCGCTGTCCGCCGTGTTCTCCGGCGTCGCCGATCTGCGCAAGGTGTTCGAGTCTGCGAAACACCGCCGGCAGGGCGGCGGCCAGGGCACGCTGCTGTTCGTGGACGAAATCCACCGCTTCAACCGGGCGCAGCAGGACGGCTTCCTGCCCTATGTCGAGGATGGCACGGTGACGCTGGTGGGGGCGACCACCGAGAACCCCTCCTTCGAGCTGAACGCCGCGCTGCTGTCGCGCTGCCAGGTGATGGTGCTGCGCCGGCTGGACGATGCCGCGCTGGAGCTGCTGCTGTCCCGCGCAGAGGCGCTGGAAGGCCGCCCGCTGCCGGTGACGCCGGAGGCGCGCGAGGCGCTGCGCGCCATGGCCGATGGCGATGGCCGGTTCCTGCTGAACCTGGCGGAGGAGGTGTTCACCCTGCACGCGCCGGAGCCGCTGGATGCCGCAAGGCTGGCCGCCACGGTGCAGCGCCGCGCGCCGGTCTATGACAAGGACCGGGAGGGGCACTACAACCTTATCAGCGCCTTGCACAAATCCTTGCGCGGCAGCGATGTGGACGCGGCCCTCTACTGGTTCGCGCGCATGCTGGATGGCGGCGAGGACCCGCTCTATATCGCCCGCCGGCTGATCCGCTTCGCCGTGGAGGATATCGGCCTCGCCGACCCGCAGGCCGTGGTGCAGGCGATGGCTGGCACGGAGACCTATGAACGCCTCGGCAGCCCGGAGGGCGAGCTGGCGCTGGCGCAGGTGGTGATCTACCTGGGCACCGCGCCGAAATCCAACGCCGGCTACAAGGCCTATGGCGCGGCGCGGCGCTCGGCCAAGGAGACCGGCTCGCTGATGCCGCCGATGCATATCCTGAACGCGCCGACGCGGATGATGAAGGATATCGGCTATGGCAAGGGCTACCAGTATGACCATGATGCCGAGGAAGGCTTTTCCGGCCAGAATTATTTCCCCGACGGCATGCCGCGGCAGCGCTTCTACAACCCGCCGGAGCGCGGCTTCGAGCGCGAACTGGTGAAGCGCCTGGATTATTGGGCGAAGCTGCGCGCGAAGCGGCAAAGTGGCGATGCGTGA
- a CDS encoding DegQ family serine endoprotease: MNRIKPFLAALILLVAALAPGASSAQQRAVPPDAQTLRYSFAPLVKEAAPAVVNIFTRKVVQQRMSPLFNDPFFRRFFGDSFGAPRERVQNSLGSGVIVRPDGLILTNHHVIDGADEIRVVLSDRREFPAKLVYDEERTDLAVLKVEANGEALPHLELGDSDRVEVGDLVLAIGNPFGVGQTVTSGIVSAVARTQVGITDYSFFIQTDAAINPGNSGGALITLDGRLVGVNTAIYSRNNAGSVGIGFAVPSNMVRTVILAAETGSAARPWIGAGGQSVTADLASALGLPRPVGVLIGEVYPGGPADRAGLRQGDVVTHVNGIELQDAQALRYRIATQPMGGTAELTVLRKGRETKLTFDLQPPPETPPRDETVLEGTHPFAGARVANLNPAYAEELGLDGFATGVIVSGVARGSPAERLSLRAGDIVLQVNGRKIGLVRELQQALSGRAQQWQLSIRRGDRVLETTVQG; encoded by the coding sequence ATGAACCGGATCAAGCCCTTCCTCGCCGCCTTAATTCTGCTGGTCGCCGCGCTAGCGCCCGGCGCGTCCTCCGCACAGCAGCGCGCGGTACCGCCCGATGCCCAGACGCTGCGCTATTCCTTCGCGCCGCTGGTGAAGGAGGCCGCCCCCGCGGTGGTCAACATCTTCACCCGCAAGGTGGTACAGCAGCGGATGTCGCCGCTGTTCAACGACCCGTTCTTCCGGCGCTTCTTCGGCGACAGTTTCGGCGCCCCGCGCGAGCGCGTGCAGAATTCGCTGGGCTCCGGCGTCATCGTGCGGCCGGACGGGCTGATCCTCACCAACCACCATGTCATCGACGGCGCCGACGAGATTCGCGTCGTGCTGTCCGACCGGCGCGAATTCCCCGCCAAGCTGGTCTATGACGAGGAGCGCACCGACCTCGCCGTCCTGAAGGTCGAAGCCAATGGCGAGGCGCTGCCGCATCTGGAACTCGGCGACAGCGACCGGGTGGAGGTCGGCGATCTGGTGCTGGCCATCGGCAATCCGTTCGGCGTCGGCCAGACGGTGACCAGCGGCATCGTCTCGGCGGTGGCACGCACCCAGGTCGGCATCACCGACTACAGCTTCTTCATCCAGACCGACGCCGCCATCAACCCCGGCAATTCCGGCGGCGCCCTCATCACGCTGGATGGCCGGCTGGTCGGCGTGAACACCGCCATCTATTCGCGCAACAATGCGGGCTCCGTCGGCATCGGCTTCGCGGTGCCGTCGAACATGGTGCGCACTGTTATCCTGGCCGCCGAGACCGGCAGCGCCGCCCGGCCCTGGATCGGTGCCGGCGGGCAGAGCGTGACGGCGGACCTGGCCAGCGCGCTGGGCCTGCCGCGCCCCGTCGGCGTGCTGATCGGCGAGGTGTATCCCGGCGGACCGGCGGACCGCGCGGGGCTGCGCCAGGGCGATGTTGTCACCCATGTGAACGGCATCGAACTGCAGGACGCGCAGGCGCTGCGTTACCGCATCGCCACGCAGCCGATGGGCGGCACCGCGGAACTGACCGTGCTGCGCAAGGGGCGCGAGACGAAACTCACCTTCGATCTGCAGCCGCCGCCGGAGACACCGCCGCGCGACGAGACCGTGCTGGAGGGCACGCACCCCTTCGCCGGCGCACGGGTCGCCAATTTGAACCCCGCCTATGCGGAAGAACTCGGGCTGGACGGCTTCGCCACCGGCGTCATCGTCTCCGGCGTGGCGCGCGGCTCCCCCGCTGAGCGGCTGTCGCTGCGCGCCGGCGACATCGTGCTGCAGGTGAACGGCCGCAAGATCGGGCTGGTGCGGGAGCTGCAACAGGCGCTGTCCGGCCGCGCCCAGCAATGGCAGCTTTCCATCCGCCGCGGCGACCGCGTGCTGGAAACCACCGTACAGGGGTAG
- a CDS encoding RNA-binding S4 domain-containing protein, with amino-acid sequence MTGETIRLDKWLWFARFCKSRTLAAKLCETGKVKLGGKPVAKANQMLRVGDVLTFPLGPHVRVIEVAALGTRRGPATEARTLYADLAPPEAKPPTPPEEQSPAARERGAGRPTKAERRATDRLIDPFE; translated from the coding sequence ATGACCGGCGAGACCATCCGCCTCGACAAATGGCTGTGGTTTGCGCGCTTCTGCAAGAGCCGCACCCTGGCCGCGAAGCTGTGCGAGACCGGCAAGGTGAAGCTGGGCGGCAAGCCGGTCGCCAAGGCGAACCAGATGCTGCGCGTCGGCGATGTGCTGACCTTCCCGCTGGGCCCGCATGTGCGGGTGATCGAGGTGGCGGCACTGGGCACAAGGCGCGGCCCGGCCACCGAGGCGCGCACGCTCTATGCCGACCTTGCACCGCCGGAAGCGAAGCCGCCAACCCCGCCGGAGGAACAATCCCCCGCCGCGCGCGAGCGCGGGGCCGGCCGCCCGACCAAGGCCGAACGCCGCGCCACCGACCGGCTCATCGACCCGTTCGAGTAG